A single window of Aspergillus puulaauensis MK2 DNA, chromosome 5, nearly complete sequence DNA harbors:
- a CDS encoding uncharacterized protein (BUSCO:EOG092648U2;~COG:U;~EggNog:ENOG410PHR1;~InterPro:IPR018618;~PFAM:PF09783), translated as MPTPSDSTPRLNAASVIEDLSARATCPPEPERLTSWREELDSPALIERDSTPDNVPSPDVASPQPVPMRSDNATSRGDSEPLKVEMETSASPSSMSRSDEEPSMGRVSPTRRSANSAATVPPSSSTLLSYEFSNIRLLPNYTSSFLRPGSKFTGTQQSDRQVYNVDVEIKHVDMTESYLCGYLRIQGLAEEHPTLTTFFEGEIIGTKHTFKTRNESWGASEKTDMHHWARFPAWRPLAKQAKRPDFTYWDFAERDHIFMRWKEHFLVPDHRVRMITGASFEGFYYICFNQVEGTVSGIYFHAKSEKYQQLDLKHVENHGRTPAIEFR; from the exons ATGCCTACTCCGAGTGACAGCACGCCTCGCCTGAATGCCGCTTCGGTCATCGAGGACCTCTCCGCTCGCGCGACCTGTCCTCCTGAGCCAGAAAGATTGACATCCTGGCGAGAGGAGCTGGATTCTCCTGCCCTGATCGAGAGGGACTCGACACCCGATAATGTTCCTTCCCCAGATGTCGCCTCGCCTCAACCCGTGCCCATGCGTTCAGACAATGCGACCAGTCGTGGTGACTCGGAACCGTTGAAGGTGGAGATGGAAACTAGTGCGTCTCCGAGCAGTATGTCCAGATCGGACGAGGAACCCTCCATGGGAAGGGTGAGTCCAACTCGACGCTCTGCAAACTCTGCCGCAACGGTCCCTCCGTCGTCTTCGACCCTTCTAAGCTACGAATTTTCGAATATAAGA cttcttcctaATTATACTTCATCATTTCTGCGACCGGGAAGTAAATTCACAGGCACGCAACAATCTGATCGACAAGTTTACAATGTCGACGTGGAAATCAAACACGTGGACATGACTGAATCCTATCTATGCGGCTATCTCCGCATTCAAG GCCTCGCCGAGGAGCATCCTACCTTGACAACCTTTTTTGAAGGAGAGATCATTGGAACCAAGCATACTTTCAAGACTAGAAATGAGTCATGGGGTGCTTCAGAGAAGACCGACATGCATCACTGGGCACGGTTCCCCGCTTGGCGACCGTTAgccaaacaagcaaagagaCCTGATTTTACATATTGGGATTTCGCCGAACGCGACCATATCTTTATGCGCTGGAAGGAACATTTCCTCGTTCCTGACCATCGCGTCCGGATGATAACCGGTGCTAGCTTCGAAGGCTTCTATTACATCTGCTTCAACCAAGTCGAAGGCACTGTGTCCGGCATCTACTTTCACGCAAAGAGTGAAAA ATACCAGCAGTTAGACCTCAAGCATGTTGAAAATCACGGGCGCACCCCCGCCATTGAATTCCGCTAA
- the AMT1 gene encoding ammonium permease MEP2 (COG:P;~EggNog:ENOG410PFGK;~InterPro:IPR001905,IPR018047,IPR002229,IPR029020, IPR024041;~PFAM:PF00909;~TransMembrane:11 (o32-53i65-83o122-143i150-174o186-205i225-242o254-275i282-300o306-325i337-360o394-412i);~go_component: GO:0005887 - integral component of plasma membrane [Evidence IEA];~go_component: GO:0016020 - membrane [Evidence IEA];~go_function: GO:0008519 - ammonium transmembrane transporter activity [Evidence IEA];~go_process: GO:0015696 - ammonium transport [Evidence IEA];~go_process: GO:0072488 - ammonium transmembrane transport [Evidence IEA]): MATYPVPYNGTGTNGGDSLTEDLNIYYNSGDIAWVITSTALVLLMIPGVGFFYSGLARRKSALSLIWLSIMSIGVVSFQWFFWGYSLAFSHGAGKYIGNLDNFGFKGVLAAPSVGSDKVPDLLFAVFQGMFAAITVALAVGAVAERGRMLPCMIFVFVWSTIIYDPVACWTWNSSGWVFELGGLDFAGGTPVHIVSGTTALAYSLMLGKRRGHGTHELNYRPHNVTHVVIGTVFLWVGWFGFNAGSALSANLRAVMAAVVTNLAASVGGVTWCLLDYRLERKWSTVGFCSGVISGLVAITPGSGFVTPWAAFIFGVVGAASCNYATKVKYLLRVDDALDIFAVHGIGGLVGNLLTGLFAADYIAHLDGATEIDGGWINQNYIQLGYQLADSVTGMAYSFFGSCLILFIINMIPGLSLRVPEEDEILGIDDAEIGEFAYDYVELTRDVINGSTEHIDGASKRSTTPTEPIDSSPEPLKA, encoded by the exons ATGGCGACTTATCCTGTTCCCTATAATGGGACTGGTACGAACGGTGGGGATTCTCTCACAGAAGACCTCAACATTTATTACAAT TCTGGCGATATCGCATGGGTTATTACCTCAACCGCCCTTGTTCTTCTTATGATTCCCGGCGTCGG ATTCTTCTACTCCGGTCTTGCTCGTCGGAAGTCCGCCCTTTCCCTAATATGGCTTTCAATAATGTCCATAGGAGTGGTCTCATTCCAATGGTTTTTCTGGGGCTATTCTTTGGCATTCTCTCATGGTGCCGGGAAATACATTGGTAACTTGGATAACTTTGGGTTCAAGGGTGTCCTTGCTGCTCCTTCAGTGGGCTCTGATAAGGTTCCGGATCTACTGTTTGCTGTCTTCCAGGGAATGTTTGCTGCGATTAC TGTTGCACTTGCCGTTGGTGCAGTTGCGGAACGTGGTCGAATGCTCCCCTGCATGattttcgtcttcgtctggAGTACTATCATCTACGACCCTGTCGCCTGCTGGACTTGGAACTCTTCCGGGTGGGTCTTTGAGTTGGGAGGGCTAGACTTTGCTGGTGGTACACCAGTTCACATTGTCTCTGGTACGACGGCCCTGGCCTATTCATTGATGCTCGGAAAGCGCCGAGGCCACGGAACTCATGAGCTCAACTACCGCCCTCACAATGTTACCCATGTGGTCATCGGCACCGTCTTCCTCTGGGTCGGCTGGTTCGGTTTCAATGCTGGTTCCGCCCTGAGCGCTAACCTACGTGCCGTTATGGCTGCCGTCGTGACCAACTTAGCTGCCTCTGTCGGCGGTGTCACTTGGTGTTTACTCGACTACCGCCTGGAGAGGAAGTGGTCCACCGTTGGATTCTGTTCTGGTGTGATTTCTGGTCTGGTGGCTATTActcctggctctggcttTGTGACTCCTTGGGCTGCGTTTATCTTTGGCGTTGTTGGTGCTGCTTCCTGCAACTATGCAACCAAGGTCAAGTACCTCCTTCGAGTCGATGACGCCCTCGATATCTTCGCTGTGCACGGCATTGGGGGTCTCGTTGGTAACCTTCTGACAGGTCTCTTCGCAGC TGACTACATCGCCCACCTCGACGGCGCTACCGAGATCGACGGCGGCTGGATCAACCAGAACTACATCCAGCTCGGCTACCAGCTCGCTGACTCAGTCACCGGCATGGCCTACTCATTCTTTGGCAGCTGTcttatcctcttcatcatcaacatgatTCCCGGCCTTAGCCTGCGTGTTccggaagaggacgagatcCTTGGTATTGATGACGCCGAGATTGGCGAATTTGCT TATGACTACGTCGAACTCACCCGCGACGTGATAAACGGAAGCACCGAGCACATTGACGGTGCGTCGAAGCGCAGCACCACTCCGACTGAACCCATTGATTCTTCTCCGGAGCCCCTTAAGGCGTAA
- the sskB gene encoding putative MAP kinase kinase kinase SskB (BUSCO:EOG092605FC;~COG:T;~EggNog:ENOG410PF9Z;~InterPro:IPR017441,IPR008271,IPR017240,IPR000719, IPR011009;~PFAM:PF07714,PF00069;~go_component: GO:0005737 - cytoplasm [Evidence IEA];~go_function: GO:0004672 - protein kinase activity [Evidence IEA];~go_function: GO:0004709 - MAP kinase kinase kinase activity [Evidence IEA];~go_function: GO:0005524 - ATP binding [Evidence IEA];~go_process: GO:0006468 - protein phosphorylation [Evidence IEA];~go_process: GO:0051403 - stress-activated MAPK cascade [Evidence IEA]) — protein MDPQSVHDYQILERPELGQADSDGSGSSDELVNPPYIVRPGPIIPDPSSYDPQMTSNHTASSPTPASSSAFSSWASVTPTRPRGASVGTPALDKMSSPVVEGTPSEFRLQRPSHPARTPSNTYAPQRRPPPFISFQDDRQRSSSAKRTPRRDPNAQYRAQEKAYVQRIREDPQGWYSRFEDNGLSLNGADSDIEDPSPSSEVPFEDDAYDPDIQLFIADDNQPTLEELKNPKNQERLEWHSMLASVLKGDVVKQEKQRLLGSTESNRSAAQNHAIWLGVRAKSCGRSVALQRKLIEEARAGLAPIIEDIVKFEIKGETEIGKSPIKQVEDIVEQIGKCESLYSTHKELETEHPRVSSEEYCSSRDAVYAWHNTTILINTELAILRKWVGNQELDFSKVGHRPTNSDLTDESSFLDRIMKEDGLKTLQGEHNMLNGIGAVIQKAKNTLIENASSFAKRHLPPYIEELLILINFPSRLIQEIIRVRLSYAKNMKDPAQQSPILVDQMITQFQILMRAAVDIKRRYLNIARPEPGWDLPPCIDESFDAVVLDALRYYFRLLNWKLQANKNTFKEAEILEQEWEFCNEIGRQLDGGDIEVAEQFSVLTARAIHRLLVHFERELHVREDEDPAELDKRFKGVLDSTRIRQRKLYRFSRFLRQLFENASEYNLPAEISWDFFEALFVSDHFLIKSNGSVGQKGVYLFAHGALWNRPDDISAILGTSFREEDVGKEPSHVPYVLAVRPEKPLSWAGKEMQVEIVEQPTDLRLGKLRLVVEGSQQRLSNARLELAQLTGIQLDMAIEQRANLGRVNAELNRIKKISFKLSMTIMDSVAILRRQLREKGVDNHELIQACYAFATEFGKRSSNVDPNRRAMNSARLADLSLDWVSFVCDDCDAADRKTFKWAVAALEFAMAITSSRHLLSMDDANFSRLRQKVAGCMSLLISHFDIMGARSSRAAQAEKQRSDERASSRKLGPGRILTDAEAMRLVREQRLSCLTGIEGSRVEADAKRQALGRVLEGSNEADRSLAVLSSSATNVTLRWQQGQYIGGGTFGSVYAAINLDSNYLMAVKEIRLQDPQLIPKISQQIRDEMGVLEVLDHPNIVSYHGIEVHRDKVYIFMEYCSGGSLASLLEHGRVEDETVIMVYALQLLEGLAYLHQSGIVHRDIKPENILLDHNGIIKYVDFGAAKIIARHGKTLLPMDALGNAGVRDGIAPKDTQIAPNRGKQQKTMTGTPMYMSPEVIRGDTQKLVHRQGAVDIWSLGCVILEMATGRRPWSTLDNEWAIMYNIAQGNQPSLPPHDQLSDLGLDFLRRCFECDPLKRPTAAELLQHEWIVSIRQQVVIEPATPTSEHSSSFSSSNSGSRHGSTYM, from the exons ATGGACCCCCAGTCGGTCCATGACTACCAGATTCTGGAGCGGCCTGAGCTAGGCCAGGCTGACTCCGATGGCTCCGGCTCCTCTGACGAGCTTGTGAACCCGCCGTATATCGTCAGGCCGGGCCCTATCATCCCCGACCCTTCTTCCTACGACCCTCAGATGACCTCCAACCACACCGCGTCATCTCCTACGccggcttcctcctctgccttcAGCTCGTGGGCAAGCGTCACCCCTACGCGTCCTCGCGGTGCCAGCGTCGGGACACCGGCTCTCGACAAAATGTCTTCGCCCGTCGTGGAGGGAACACCAAGCGAGTTCCGATTACAACGCCCATCTCACCCAGCCCGAACCCCGTCCAACACATACGCGCCGCAGCGACGGCCGCCTCCTTTCATCAGCTTCCAAGATGACCGGCAGCGATCATCCTCCGCGAAACGGACGCCCAGACGCGACCCCAACGCGCAGTACCGAGCACAGGAAAAAGCATATGTCCAGCGCATACGCGAGGATCCGCAGGGATGGTATAGCCGGTTTGAAGATAACGGGCTGAGCTTGAATGGCGCCGACTCTGATATCGAGGACCCGTCGCCTTCCTCGGAGGTGCCTTTTGAAGACGATGCCTACGACCCCGACATCCAGCTTTTCATCGCCGATGACAACCAGCCTACGCTTGAAGAGCTCAAGAACCCGAAGAACCAGGAGCGACTTGAGTGGCATTCCATGTTGGCTTCTGTCTTGAAGGGCGATGTTGTcaagcaggagaagcagaggtTGCTTGGGTCTACGGAGTCGAACAGGTCAGCGGCTCAGAACCACGCGATATGGCTTGGTGTGAGAGCCAAGTCGTGTGGGCGGAGTGTGGCCCTGCAGCGGAAGCTTATCGAGGAAGCAAGAGCTGGACTTGCCCCAATCATCGAAGACATCGTCAAATTCGAGATCAAGGGTGAAACGGAGATTGGGAAATCGCCGATCAAGcaggttgaggatatcgTCGAACAAATTGGGAAGTGCGAGTCGCTCTATTCTACCCATAAAGAGCTGGAAACAGAACACCCCCGCGTTTCTTCAGAGGAATACTGCTCCAGTCGCGATGCCGTGTACGCCTGgcacaacaccaccatcctgATCAACACAGAACTTGCTATTTTGCGAAAATGGGTCGGCAATCAGGAGCTTGACTTCAGTAAAGTTGGACACAGACCTACTAACAGTGACCTCACGGACGAATCATCCTTCCTCGATCGCATCATGAAAGAAGATGGTCTCAAGACACTTCAAGGGGAGCACAACATGCTGAACGGCATTGGTGCAGTGATCCAGAAAGCGAAAAATACTCTGATAGAAAACGCGAGCTCCTTCGCAAAACGACATCTACCGCCATATATCGAAGAACTCCTCATCTTAATCAACTTCCCTTCCCGTCTGATCCAGGAAATTATACGCGTTCGGCTCTCCTACGCTAAGAACATGAAGGATCCAGCGCAGCAGTCTCCTATCCTGGTCGACCAGATGATTACCCAATTTCAAATACTGATGAGAGCCGCCGTTGATATCAAGCGACGGTATCTTAATATTGCAAGACCGGAACCAGGCTGGGATCTCCCTCCATGCATTGACGAGAGTTTCGATGCGGTCGTGCTGGATGCTTTGAGATACTACTTCCGCCTACTGAACTGGAAATTGCAAGCGAATAAGAACACATTCAAAGAGGCGGAAATTCTGGAGCAGGAATGGGAATTCTGCAATGAGATTGGTCGTCAGCTTGATGGCGGGGATATCGAAGTTGCTGAACAGTTTAG TGTTTTGACTGCTAGAGCTATCCACCGTTTGCTGGTCCATTTTGAGCGCGAGCTGCATGTTCGCGAGGACGAGGATCCTGCAGAATTGGATAAGCGGTTTAAAGGTGTCTTGGATTCAACTAGAATTCGGCAACGAAAGCTCTACCGATTTTCCCGGTTCCTGCGCCAACTTTTCGAAAATGCCTCCGAATATAATCTTCCCGCCGAGATTTCATGGGATTTTTTCGAGGCCCTGTTTGTATCGGATCACTTCTTGATCAAGTCCAATGGATCCGTGGGTCAGAAAGGTGTTTATCTCTTTGCGCATGGAGCCCTGTGGAATCGCCCAGATGATATATCTGCTATCTTGGGTACCTCATTCCGCGAGGAAGATGTCGGGAAGGAGCCTAGCCATGTGCCATATGTCTTGGCTGTCCGTCCTGAAAAGCCATTGTCCTGGGCGGGTAAAGAGATGCAAGTCGAGATTGTCGAGCAACCGACCGACTTGCGACTCGGAAAGCTTCGTCTTGTCGTCGAGGGTTCACAGCAGCGTTTGTCCAATGCGAGACTTGAACTGGCTCAATTAACGGGCATCCAACTTGATATGGCCATTGAGCAACGTGCAAACCTTGGTCGTGTGAACGCAGAGCTCAATAGGATTAAGAAAATATCGTTCAAACTGTCCATGACCATTATGGACAGTGTTGCAATTCTCAGAAGGCAACTTAGGGAGAAGGGTGTGGACAATCATGAACTCATTCAAGCTTGCTATGCCTTTGCTACTGAGTTCGGAAAACGTTCATCCAACGTTGACCCCAACCGGCGCGCGATGAACAGTGCGAGGCTCGCTGATTTGTCCCTTGACTGGGTTTCGTTCGTTTGTGATGATTGTGATGCTGCTGATCGAAAGACATTCAAATGGGCCGTGGCTGCCCTTGAGTTCGCGATGGCTATAACTTCTAGCAGACACCTTCTCTCGATGGACGATGCAAATTTCTCACGTTTGCGGCAGAAAGTGGCAGGGTGTATGTCGCTTCTTATATCGCACTTTGATATCATGGGTGCACGGTCTTCGCGCGCCGCCCAGGCCGAAAAACAGCGTTCAGACGAGCGCGCAAGTTCTCGGAAGCTTGGTCCTGGTCGAATTCTGACCGACGCGGAAGCAATGAGACTTGTCCGTGAACAGCGTCTCTCTTGTCTGACTGGCATTGAAGGGAGTAGGGTTGAAGCTGATGCTAAACGGCAGGCCCTGGGAAGAGTTCTCGAAGGATCAAACGAGGCGGATAGGTCTCTTGCGGTCTTGTCTTCGTCTGCGACCAACGTCACACTACGCTGGCAACAGGGTCAATACATTGGAGGTGGAACGTTTGGCTCCGTCTACGCTGCGATTAACCTGGACAGTAACTATCTTATGGCAGTCAAAGAGATCCGTCTGCAAGATCCTCAGCTTATCCCTAAGATCTCGCAGCAGATTCGTGACGAGATGGGCGTCCTGGAGGTGTTAGATCATCCGAACATTGTCTCATATCATGGCATCGAAGTTCATCGCGACAAGGTATACATCTTCATGGAATACTGTTCCGGCGGGTCGCTCGCCAGTCTGCTGGAACATGGTCGTGTCGAAGATGAAACAGTTATCATGGTGTATGCCCTCCAACTTTTGGAAGGATTAGCATATCTCCACCAGTCTGGAATCGTGCATCGAGACATCAAACCAGAGAACATCCTGCTCGACCACAATGGTATCATCAAGTATGTCGATTTCGGAGCTGCTAAGATCATCGCCCGTCATGGTAAAACTCTCTTGCCCATGGATGCTCTCGGGAACGCAGGGGTCAGGGATGGTATTGCTCCCAAGGATACCCAGATAGCGCCCAACCGTGgcaagcagcagaagaccaTGACCGGAACCCCAATGTATATGTCTCCCGAAGTTATTCGCGGCGACACCCAAAAGCTAGTCCACCGCCAAGGAGCTGTGGACATCTGGTCTTTGGGTTGTGTTATTTTGGAGATGGCCACCGGTCGTCGCCCTTGGTCCACCCTAGACAACGAGTGGGCTATCATGTACAACATTGCCCAAGGAAACCAGCCCTCACTGCCACCTCATGATCAGCTCAGCGACCTCGGCCTTGACTTCCTCCGCCGGTGCTTCGAGTGCGATCCGCTGAAGCGACCCACGGCAGCGGAGCTGCTTCAGCACGAATGGATCGTCTCCATCCGTCAACAGGTTGTGATTGAGCCAGCTACCCCGACTAGCGAGCATAGCAGCAGTTTCAGCAGTTCGAACTCGGGCAGCCGTCATGGCTCGACATACATGTAA
- the TUB2 gene encoding beta-tubulin (COG:Z;~EggNog:ENOG410PIDE;~InterPro:IPR013838,IPR023123,IPR008280,IPR036525, IPR037103,IPR002453,IPR018316,IPR017975,IPR000217, IPR003008;~PFAM:PF03953,PF00091;~go_component: GO:0005874 - microtubule [Evidence IEA];~go_function: GO:0003924 - GTPase activity [Evidence IEA];~go_function: GO:0005200 - structural constituent of cytoskeleton [Evidence IEA];~go_function: GO:0005525 - GTP binding [Evidence IEA];~go_process: GO:0007017 - microtubule-based process [Evidence IEA]): MREIVHLQTGQCGNQIGAAFWQTISGEHGLDGSGVYNGTSDLQLERMNVYFNEASGNKYVPRAVLVDLEPGTMDAVRAGPFGQLFRPDNFVFGQSGAGNNWAKGHYTEGAELVDNVVDVVRREAEACDCLQGFQITHSLGGGTGAGMGTLLISKIREEFPDRMMATFSVVPSPKVSDTVVEPYNATLSVHQLVEHSDETFCIDNEALYDICMRTLKLSNPSYGDLNHLVSAVMSGVTTCLRFPGQLNSDLRKLAVNMVPFPRLHFFMVGFAPLTSRGAYSFRAVSVPELTQQMFDPKNMMAASDFRNGRYLTCSAIFRGRVSMKEVEDQMRNIQSKNQSYFVEWIPNNIQTALCSIPPRGLKMSSTFIGNSTSIQELFKRVGDQFTAMFRRKAFLHWYTGEGMDEMEFTEAESNMNDLVSEYQQYQDASISEGEEEYGEEDILEGEE, encoded by the exons ATGCGTGAGATC GTTCACCTCCAGACCGGCCAGTGT GGTAACCAAATTGGTGCTGCTTTCTG GCAGACCATCTCCGGTGAGCACGGCCTCGATGGCTCCGGTGT TTACAATGGTACCTCCGACCTCCAGCTCGAGCGTATGAACGTCTACTTCAACGAGGCCAGCGGCAACAAGTACGTTCCTCGTGCCGTCCTTGTCGATCTCGAGCCCGGTACCATGGACGCTGTCCGTGCCGGTCCCTTCGGTCAGCTCTTCCGTCCCGACAACTTCGTCTTTGGCCAGTCCGGTGCTGGTAACAACTGGGCCAAGGGTCACTACACTGAGGGTGCTGAGCTCGTCGACAAcgtcgtcgatgtcgtcCGTCGCGAGGCTGAGGCTTGCGACTGCCTCCAGGGTTTCCAGATCACTCACTCTCTTGGTGGTGGTACCGGTGCCGGTATGGGTACCCTCCTGATCTCCAAGATCCGTGAGGAGTTCCCCGACCGCATGATGGCCACTTTCTCCGTTGTTCCCTCGCCCAAGGTCTCCGACACCGTTGTTGAGCCTTACAACGCCACCCTCTCCGTCCACCAGCTCGTTGAGCACTCCGATGAGACCTTCTGTATTGACAACGAG GCTCTGTACGACATCTGCATGCGCACCCTCAAgctctccaacccctctTACGGTGACCTGAACCACCTCGTCTCCGCCGTCATGTCCGGTGTTACCACCTGCCTTCGTTTCCCTGGTCAGCTTAACTCTGACCTGCGCAAGCTGGCTGTTAACATGGTTCCCTTCCCTCGTCTTCACTTCTTCATGGTCGGCTTTGCTCCTCTGACCAGCCGTGGCGCCTACTCCTTCCGTGCCGTCTCCGTTCCTGAATTGACCCAGCAGATGTTCGACCCCAAGAACATGATGGCTGCTTCTGACTTCCGTAACGGCCGTTACCTCACCTGCTCTGCTATCTT CCGTGGACGCGTCTCCatgaaggaggttgaggaccAGATGCGCAACATCCAAAGCAAGAACCAGTCCTACTTCGTTGAGTGGAtccccaacaacatccagacTGCTCTCTGCTCCATTCCTCCCCGTGGCCTCAAGATGTCCTCCACCTTTATTGGAAACTCCACCTCCATCCAGGAGCTCTTCAAGCGTGTCGGTGATCAGTTCACTGCTATGTTCCGTCGCAAGGCTTTCTTGCATTGGTACACTGGTGAGGGTATGGACGAGATGGAGTTCACTGAGGCTGAGAGCAACATGAACGATCTCGTCTCCGAGTACCAGCAGTACCAGGACGCCTCCATCtccgaaggcgaggaggagtA cggcgaggaggatatCCTTGAGGGTGAGGAATAA
- a CDS encoding uncharacterized protein (COG:S;~EggNog:ENOG410PYVV;~InterPro:IPR012710,IPR017850,IPR002591,IPR023116;~PFAM:PF01663;~go_function: GO:0003824 - catalytic activity [Evidence IEA];~go_function: GO:0047400 - phosphonoacetate hydrolase activity [Evidence IEA]), which translates to MPASITLHSREYRLPQAPTVVVCVDGFDPEYLESGLERHLLPTFKSFVETGFHATAKSCMPSFTNPNNVSIITGAPPSIHGIAGNFFLDRETGRETMITDDTLLRGSTLLQKISERGVRVAAVTAKDKLRKILAHGLQGAAICFSAERAADCTMEEHGITDVEEWLGRPAPSQYSGDLSLFVLDAGVKLLQEGRSDFFYLTLSDYIQHKHAPGTEEADKFMKAIDERLGQLVKLGATVAVTGDHGMSAKASADGEPNVLFLEDVLNEKFGAAAAHVICPITDPFVRHHGALGSFVRVYLKDITQLEPMISVCRSLPDVEVALNGEDAAREYEMPLDREADIVVISTENAVIGSSKEKHDLSKVRDHPLRSHGGLSEQKIPVILSNPVTDRRKAEERKWRNYDIFYLALNWHT; encoded by the coding sequence ATGCCTGCTTCCATCACATTACATTCCCGCGAGTACCGCCTCCCGCAGGCCCCAACTGTGGTAGTCTGCGTCGACGGCTTCGACCCCGAATATCTCGAGTCGGGCCTAGAGCGACATCTGTTACCAACATTCAAATCGTTCGTCGAGACCGGTTTCCACGCAACAGCCAAAAGCTGCATGCCCTCTTTCACAAACCCTAACAATGTTTCCATCATCACCGGGGCCCCGCCGTCCATCCACGGCATCGCAGGAAACTTCTTCCTGGATCGTGAGACGGGTCGCGAAACCATGATAACAGACGACACTCTACTGCGAGGGTCTACACTGCTGCAGAAAATATCGGAGCGGGGGGTCCGTGTGGCTGCTGTTACGGCGAAGGACAAGCTGCGCAAGATCCTTGCCCACGGGCTCCAGGGTGCTGCGATTTGTTTCTCTGCTGAACGTGCTGCAGACTGCACCATGGAGGAGCATGGGATTACTGATGTGGAGGAGTGGCTGGGTCGACCGGCACCAAGCCAGTATTCTGGAGACCTGTCGCTGTTTGTTCTCGATGCGGGAGTGAAGTTGCTCCAGGAGGGGAGATCGGATTTCTTCTACCTGACCCTCTCGGACTATATTCAGCACAAACATGCACCGGGTACTGAAGAAGCCGACAAATTCATGAAAGCAATTGACGAGCGGCTGGGACAGCTGGTCAAACTTGGGGCAACGGTCGCAGTAACTGGGGATCATGGAATGAGTGCCAAAGCCTCGGCTGACGGAGAACCGAATGTGCTATTTCTCGAGGACGTGCTTAATGAGAAGTTtggcgcagctgctgcacatGTTATTTGTCCCATCACCGATCCATTTGTACGGCATCATGGGGCGCTTGGCTCTTTTGTGCGCGTCTACCTCAAGGATATAACGCAGCTGGAACCGATGATCTCGGTTTGCCGGTCACTGCCTGATGTGGAAGTTGCATTGAATGGAGAAGACGCCGCAAGAGAATACGAAATGCCGTTAGATCGAGAGGCAGATATCGTTGTCATCTCGACGGAAAATGCAGTTATTGGAAGCAGCAAGGAGAAGCATGACCTCTCAAAGGTGAGGGATCATCCCCTCCGTTCGCATGGAGGCCTTAGCGAGCAAAAAATCCCTGTCATCTTGTCAAATCCGGTGACAGACCGAAGGAAagcggaggagaggaagtggaggaactatgatattttttatttagcCCTCAACTGGCATACTTAG